The genomic interval CGCCGATCTGTCCCTCTTTCTTGCCCAGCGCCTGCAGGGAGGCGCGGCTCTGCGTAGCGTTGCCCGGCAACTTTCCAGCCTGCGACGCTTCTACGCCTTTGCGCAGCGGGAAGGCTGGCGCGGTGACGACCCCAGCGCGTCGTTGCAGCATCTGCACATCGGTCGGCACCTGCCCGCCGTACCCAGCGAAGGGGAGGTGGATGCCCTGCTTGCGGCACCCGATCGCCGTACCGTACTCGGTCTTCGCGATGCGGCCATGTTGGAGACCCTCTACGCCACCGGTTTGCGGGTGTCGGAACTGGTGGGCCTGCTCTGCTCACAGCTGGATCTCGAGGCTGGCGTCGTCCTGACCCTAGGTAAAGGCAGCAAAGAGCGGCTGATTCCCGTGGGCGAGGTGGCTCTGGAGACCCTCCACCGCTACCTGCGGGAGGCCCGCGGTGCCTTGCTCGGGCACAAACAAAGTCCTGCCCTTTTCCTGACGGTCCGTGGCGAAGCCATGAGCCGCCAGAGGTTCTGGCAGACCATCAAGGCCCATGCGACGAAGGCAGGGATTCGCAGCGCCTTCTCGCCGCACAGCCTGCGTCACGCTTTTGCCACCCACCTCCTGGATCACGGCGCCGATCTGCGCAGTGTCCAGCTCATGCTCGGTCACGCGCAACTGAACACCACAGAAATCTACACCCACATTGCGCAGGCGCGTCTGCAAAACCTGCACCGACAGCATCACCCCCGCGGCTGACGCCGTGCGGTCAGTTTACCCGGCCCACCGCCTGCCGTAGGCGCGCAGAGAGGCTGGACCCGGGCGCCCCTCAGTGCCTGGGCAGGGTCACCACCACATAGATGCTGGAAGGTCCTTGGCGCACCAGAACCGGGATGGGGGTATCCGCCGGCAGATGGCGAACGATATCCGCCAATTGCTGGGGTGAGGTGATATCCTGCTGGGCGATCTGCTGGAGGATCATGCCGGGGCGAATGCCCGCCTCGGCAGCGGCACCCTCGCCCACATCCGCGATCACCACGCCATGGTGGATCTTCAGGCGGTCCATGAGCGCGGTGTCCAGTGCCTGCACGTCCACGCCCAGCCGCGGAATCTTCAGGGCAGTGGGCTTGGCCGCCTTGGTGCTAGTGGTTTCACGGGTTTTTTCCGGTTTCGGCAGAGCGCCGACGGTCACCTGGAGGGTTTCGGGCTTGCCATCGCGGAGAATACCGAGCGGAGCGGTGCTGCCCGGTTTGCTGGATCCTACCAGCAGTGGTAGCTGCCCCACGTTGTAGACGGGCTTGCCAGCGAAGGTAACGATCACGTCACCCGGGCGCAGACCAGCGTGGGCGGCGGGTCCATCGGGCAGGACCGAGGCGACCAGGGCGCCCACCGGTTCCTTGAGGTGGAGGGCTTCGGCCATCTGCGGCGTCACGCTCTGCACTTCGACTCCCAGGTAGCCAAACTCGATGGGTTTGTGTTCCTTCAGATCACGCACCACCTGCATGACGGTATTGATGGGGATGGAAAAGGACAGCCCCATGTAACCGCCGCTATTGGTGTAGATCTGGTCGTTGATGCCGATGACTTGCCCGGCCATGTTGAACAGCGGGCCGCCGGAATTCCCCGGATTGATGGGCACGTCGCTCTGGATGAACGGTATGTACTCGTCATCGGGCAAGGGGCGGTTGGTCGCGCTCACGACACCCTGGGTCACGGTGTTGAAAAAGCCGAAGGGGGCACCGACGGCCAGCAGCCATTGCCCCACCTTCAGGTCATCGGAATTGCCCAGAGGGGCGGTGGGTAGGTCTTGGGCGTCGATCTTCAGCAGGGCGGTGTCGTAGCGCACCGAAAGTCCCACCAGCTTGGCCGGGTAGGCGTGGTGATTGGTTAAGGTGACGACGATGTGCTGTGCGCCGCGGACGACGTGGGCGGCGGTGACGATGTAGCCATCGGCGCTCAGAATGAAGCCGGAGCCCAGGGACCGGATCTTCTCTTGCGGGCTCGCGCCGTGTCCCCCTTGGGATCCGCCGAAGTGTTTGAAGAAGCGATAGAAAGGAGAGTCCGGTGGGAACGGGTTATGTTCCTCGGGAATGGCCTTGCTGCTGGTGCTGCTGATGTTGACCACCGTCGGCCCATAGCGGTCGATGATCGGGGTGAAATCCGGGAGATTCACCAGCGGTCGCGCGGGTCCTGCCTGCGCGGGAACGGACAGTGCGGCAGCCGTGGCCGTGGGCGTCGCCTCCGCGCAACCACTGAGACCCAGGGTCAGTGTGAGCAGGGCAGATCCCATGGCCTTGGGCAGGGAACGGTGGTTTTGCGGGGCGTGTCGGCTCACGGATGGAATCTCCTTGAAATTGGCCTTAGCAGTTGGCCTCGTGGTTGGACCTGGGTATCAGGCCATGGGGTGGTGTCCTGCGCAGGGCTCGCGACGGGCGACGCCTGCCGGTGCGCTGCGGGCGATCCCGGACAGCGGAGCGCGTTCTGGCGGGCAACCGGGATCACGAAAGCTGCAGCCTTTCATTCAGTATAAGGTTCTGGCCAGGCGAGAGCGATACTTTTCCACCACGGGATGGCGTCCGCCCAGAATGGTAAAGATCTGCAGCATGGTCCGCCGTCCAAGATCGTCGCCATAGTGACGATGCGCGCGCACCAACTCCAGCAGCTCATCCATGGCCGGTTCTTCCTGTCCCTGCAGAAGCAGCCGCAGCGCGTGCAGGTAGAGCGCCTCGGCACGGTCATCGCCCTTCGCCTCACGCAGGCGTCGCTCTAGTTCCGCCGTCGGCGGCGCGCTCTGGATGGTTTGGGAGAATTCCTGCAGGGCTTTCAGGGCCTGCACCTCATCTTCCAGCTGAAAGGCTGGGCTCATGGCAGCGATGTCCGCGGCGACCTCGTCCCAACGTCCCTGGGCACTGTGTAGCCGGGCCAGGGCCAGGCGTGCTGCATCGTTTCGCGGATTGGTCGCGAGCGCTTCCTCGAGGAGTTTCGCTGCCTCATCGTCACGGCCGGCCTCCAGGGCCGCCAGCGCCGCCCGGCGCAGGTCATCGCCCGGAGGAGGGACGATTCCTTCCAGGAATTTGCGCACCGCCGACTCGGGCAGAGCGCCGGTGAATTCATCGACGACCTTGCCGTCGCGGAAAGCCTTGACGGCCGGAATGCCGCGTACCTGATAGCGCCGCGACAGTTCCGGATTCTCGTCGGAGTTGACCTTGGCGAGGAGGAATGCTCCCGCCATTTCTTCCGCCAGTTTCTCGAGGACCGGTCCAAGGGCGCGGCAGGGTCCGCACCAGGGTGCCCAGAAGTCCACGACTACCGGCCGCTGCTGCGATTCTGCCAGGACCGCAGCAGCAAAGTTATCCTCACGAACATCGATGACCGAAACCTGCGTCGTCATATGCACTCCCTGAAAACTCTGTCGCACTGCTAGACTGAACCGGTCATGGTAGGATCTTCGTCGCCGATTCTCAATGCCAGGGGCAGAGTGCGCGCCCGGGGGACACCGTCACTGCGGTCGCAGTTTTGCCAGCTCATCGAGAATGCCTTGCAACAGCTGGCGGGCGCTGGTGCTCATGCCGCGTGCCAGTCGCGTAAAGTCCTCCTGCCCTCGGGAAAGTGGTCCCAGAGCGGCGCCGATGCGGGCCATGTCGCCCCCGGCGCGTTCCATTTGGCTCGCCATCTGACCTAACCAGACCAGGGCCTGGGTATCGCCCTGACGCGCGGCGTATATCACGCTGGCGATACCTGGGGCGGCGAGGCTGGGATCGGCGCCCTGGTCCAAGGGGGGAAGGCTGTGGGCGTCCTGAAGCCCGCTGAGGACGCTCTCGGTGATGACCCGGTCTTCTTCGTCCAGGCCCTCCAGTAGGGCGACGTCGCGTTGACCCGAGAGAATGCGGCGCAGGACCTGCACCAGTTCGTTCCAACCGTTGTTGGCCGCCGTCTGCAGGTGCGGCTCCAGGGTTTTCCGTTCGACGGGGTTTTGGCAGGCGGCCACCACCATGTGGATCAGGCGGGCGTGGGCGCGGCGGATCTGTTCGCGACGCTCGGGCAGGTTCGGCATTCGTTCTCCGCGGGGCTTGGACATCCTCGGCGCCATGACCGAACCGTACAGCACGGTACGAGTGGCCCGACATGGCGCGGAGCAGCTTTGAGTTTGTAGCCCGGCTTCTCTAGAATGTCAAAGATTCGTCCGCTCGGAGGGTGGCGCGGTGGGGTGGCAGTGGGTGAGCAGAATGGCATCCTGGGTGGAGGGGGGTGCCGCCATCGTGGCGGCGCGTCCCCGTGCCTGGGCGCTCTTTGCCCTGTCCGCCCTGGCCCTGGCGGCCATTCCCTTTCCCAGTTGGCTGATGGATGCCGTGGCCCCCATCGGTCTACTCTTTGGACTGCGCCTTGCCGGCCGCTGTGAAGGGGAGGAGTACAGCGCAGCACAACTGCGCCACGCCTTGGAGGTGGCGGTACTCTGGGGCATGCTCCTGGCGGTTTTTGGGATGCTCTTCAGCTTTGGACAAGACACGGTCATGCTCGCTGCCCTACTCGCGGGCGTCGACGGGCATTGGCAGATGCCGGTCTCTGGCGGCTTGCTGGACTGGTGGTTCGGTCTTGGTGAGCGCCTCTCGGATCTGGCCTTGATGCCGTATTTCTGGTTCTCCCCGGCCTTCTTCGGTGTGGCCCTGGCGCTGCACAAAGGACATGGCTGGATCGAATCGGAGGTAGAGACCACGCTCGCACTCATTTTTCGCCCTGAGGTGCGCGATCCGCTCATTGCCCTATGGGCCACCGTGCTTCTGAGCAATCTCTTTCTGCCGGAGTTTTCCCAGGTGTGGTTGGGGCTTCTGGTGTGGGTGCTTGGGCCACCCATCGTTTTCGTTGCTTACCAGGATATCTTTGCCAACAAGCGCAAGCCGCCGCGCAAGCGCCAGACGGTGCGCAAGACCTCCGCGTTTGCGCAGCCGGTCCTGCGTCCGGTAAGGGCCAAGGGTTGAGCCAGACGACTCCGAGACCGGTTATGAATAGAATTCACGGCGAGGCGTAAAAATGCGCCCTTGTTCCACTGCAGGCCATGGGCTAGTGTGGACGCCAAAATCCGTTGCCAAGGAGCTTTCATGTTTTCCAAGACCCTGAACCTGTCCCAGTTCGATCCCCAGCTGTGGGAGGCGATGCAGCACGAGTCCCAGCGCCAGGAGGATCACGTCGAACTCATCGCCTCGGAAAACTACGCGAGTCCACTGGTCATGGCCGCACAGGGCTCCGTCCTCACCAACAAATACGCGGAAGGATATCCGGGCAAGCGCTATTACGGTGGCTGCGAGTATGTGGACATTGCCGAGCAACTGGCCATCGACCGCGCCCGTGCCCTGTTCGGTGCCGAGCACGCCAACGTGCAGCCGCACTCCGGCTCCCAGGCCAACCAGGCGGTCTTCTTTTCGGTCTTGAAGCCTGGCGACAAGATCATGGGCATGAGCCTTGCCCACGGTGGCCATCTGACCCACGGTGCCAAGGTCAATCTCTCGGGCAAGCTTTTCGAGGTGGTGGCCTATGGGGTTCGGGAAGAGGACGGACGCATCGATTACGATGCCCTTGCCGAGCAGGCCGAGCGGGAGCGTCCACGCATGATCATCGCCGGCGCCAGCGCGTATTCGCGGATCATCGACTTTGCGCGGATCGGTGAGATCGCCCGTAGTGTCGGCGCCTACTTCCTGGTGGACATGGCCCACATTGCCGGCCTCGTCGCGGCGGGCCTGCACCCAAGCCCCTTACCCCACGCGGATTTCGTCACCACCACCACCCACAAGACCTTGCGCGGTCCCCGGGGCGGTCTGATCCTCTGCAAGGAAGAGTACGCCAAGAAGGTCAACTCACTGATTTTTCCTGGTATTCAGGGTGGGCCCCTGATGCACGTCATCGCTGCCAAGGCCGTTGCCTTCCTCGAGGCGCAGCGGCCCGAGTTCCGCGCGTATCAACAGCGCGTCATTGCCAATGCCCAGCGGCTCAGCGCCGTACTGGCCCAACGCGGCTATGGAGCAGTTTCCGGAGGTACGGACAATCACCTCTTCTTGCTCAATCTGGGTGAGCGGATCACCGGCAAGGATGCCGAGGCGGCCCTGGGTGCGGCGCACATCACCGTGAATAAGAATGCCGTACCCTTCGACAGTCGACCGCCGGCGGTAACCAGCGGTATCCGCATCGGTACCCCCGCTGCGACCACGCGTGGCTTTGATCTGGGAGAGATGGACGTGCTCGGAGCGGCCATTGCCGATGTGCTGGATTGCGCCGAGGACGACAAGGTCATCGCCGAGGTGCGGGAGCGTATCGTTGCCCTGTGCCGGCGTTTTCCGGTGTACGGCTGACGGTGCACTGCCCCTTTTGCGGTTTTGCCGACACCCGGGTAGTGGACTCGCGGCTGGCGGATGACGGCGAAGCGGTCAAGCGGCGGCGGGAGTGCCCAGCCTGTGGGCAGCGCTTTACCACCTACGAGCGGGCGGAACTGGGCTACCCCATGGTGGTCAAGGCCGATGGCCGCCGCGAGGCGTTCAACGCCGAGAAGCTGCAGCGCGGTCTCACCCGCGCCCTGAGCAAGCGGCCCGTGGCCACGGAGCGGGTGGACGCGGCCCTGCGCGACATCGAGCGGCAGATCCGCGCCAGCGGCGAGCGGGAGATTGCCGCCCGTACCATCGGCGAGTTGGTGATGCGGGCCCTGGCTGAGTTGGATCCCGTGGCCTATGTGCGCTTCGCCTCGGTCTACCACCGCTTTGAGGATGTCGATGCCTTCAGTGCGGAAATCGCCCGGCTGAAGGCCAAAGACGACAAGGCAGATGCCGGCGAACTCCCCCGCGAGTCCTGACGCCGCCTACATGGCTGAGGCCCTGACGCTGGCGCGACGGGGCCTGTACTCGACCCATCCCAACCCGCGGGTGGGTGCCGTGGTGGTTCGTGATGGGCAAATCGTCGGGCGCGGCGCCCATCTGCGCGCAGGCGATGCCCACGCCGAAGTCTTTGCCTTGGCGCAGGCTGGTGAAAGGGCTCGTGGGGCGACACTCTACGTGACTCTTGAGCCCTGCTGCCATCATGGGCGTACGCCGCCCTGCACCGATGCGATCCTGACCGCCGGTGTGGCCCGCGTGGTCATCGCCATCGCGGATCCCAACCCGCGCGTACGTGGTGGCGGCATCGCCCTGTTGCAGCAACAGGGGCTGCAGGTCGAACTGGGTTGTCTCGCCGAGGAGGCGACCGCCCTCAACATCGGCTTTGTCCGTCGCATGCGCAGCGGACGCCCCTGGATCCGCCTGAAACAGGCTCAGAGTCTCGATGGCTGTGTTGCCTTGGCCAGTGGTGAGAGCCAGTGGCTGACCGGGTCGGCGGC from Acidithiobacillus caldus ATCC 51756 carries:
- the xerD gene encoding site-specific tyrosine recombinase XerD; this encodes MIATATPGRAARDPVDEDLARFLDHLWLEGNLAANSLEAYSRDLRLLATYLAASQRRLRDADAADLSLFLAQRLQGGAALRSVARQLSSLRRFYAFAQREGWRGDDPSASLQHLHIGRHLPAVPSEGEVDALLAAPDRRTVLGLRDAAMLETLYATGLRVSELVGLLCSQLDLEAGVVLTLGKGSKERLIPVGEVALETLHRYLREARGALLGHKQSPALFLTVRGEAMSRQRFWQTIKAHATKAGIRSAFSPHSLRHAFATHLLDHGADLRSVQLMLGHAQLNTTEIYTHIAQARLQNLHRQHHPRG
- a CDS encoding Do family serine endopeptidase; the protein is MSRHAPQNHRSLPKAMGSALLTLTLGLSGCAEATPTATAAALSVPAQAGPARPLVNLPDFTPIIDRYGPTVVNISSTSSKAIPEEHNPFPPDSPFYRFFKHFGGSQGGHGASPQEKIRSLGSGFILSADGYIVTAAHVVRGAQHIVVTLTNHHAYPAKLVGLSVRYDTALLKIDAQDLPTAPLGNSDDLKVGQWLLAVGAPFGFFNTVTQGVVSATNRPLPDDEYIPFIQSDVPINPGNSGGPLFNMAGQVIGINDQIYTNSGGYMGLSFSIPINTVMQVVRDLKEHKPIEFGYLGVEVQSVTPQMAEALHLKEPVGALVASVLPDGPAAHAGLRPGDVIVTFAGKPVYNVGQLPLLVGSSKPGSTAPLGILRDGKPETLQVTVGALPKPEKTRETTSTKAAKPTALKIPRLGVDVQALDTALMDRLKIHHGVVIADVGEGAAAEAGIRPGMILQQIAQQDITSPQQLADIVRHLPADTPIPVLVRQGPSSIYVVVTLPRH
- the trxA gene encoding thioredoxin; translated protein: MTTQVSVIDVREDNFAAAVLAESQQRPVVVDFWAPWCGPCRALGPVLEKLAEEMAGAFLLAKVNSDENPELSRRYQVRGIPAVKAFRDGKVVDEFTGALPESAVRKFLEGIVPPPGDDLRRAALAALEAGRDDEAAKLLEEALATNPRNDAARLALARLHSAQGRWDEVAADIAAMSPAFQLEDEVQALKALQEFSQTIQSAPPTAELERRLREAKGDDRAEALYLHALRLLLQGQEEPAMDELLELVRAHRHYGDDLGRRTMLQIFTILGGRHPVVEKYRSRLARTLY
- the glyA gene encoding serine hydroxymethyltransferase gives rise to the protein MFSKTLNLSQFDPQLWEAMQHESQRQEDHVELIASENYASPLVMAAQGSVLTNKYAEGYPGKRYYGGCEYVDIAEQLAIDRARALFGAEHANVQPHSGSQANQAVFFSVLKPGDKIMGMSLAHGGHLTHGAKVNLSGKLFEVVAYGVREEDGRIDYDALAEQAERERPRMIIAGASAYSRIIDFARIGEIARSVGAYFLVDMAHIAGLVAAGLHPSPLPHADFVTTTTHKTLRGPRGGLILCKEEYAKKVNSLIFPGIQGGPLMHVIAAKAVAFLEAQRPEFRAYQQRVIANAQRLSAVLAQRGYGAVSGGTDNHLFLLNLGERITGKDAEAALGAAHITVNKNAVPFDSRPPAVTSGIRIGTPAATTRGFDLGEMDVLGAAIADVLDCAEDDKVIAEVRERIVALCRRFPVYG
- the nrdR gene encoding transcriptional regulator NrdR, which gives rise to MHCPFCGFADTRVVDSRLADDGEAVKRRRECPACGQRFTTYERAELGYPMVVKADGRREAFNAEKLQRGLTRALSKRPVATERVDAALRDIERQIRASGEREIAARTIGELVMRALAELDPVAYVRFASVYHRFEDVDAFSAEIARLKAKDDKADAGELPRES